GATCGTCATCCTCGTTTCTCTGCTGAATCAACAACTTTGGCAAGGTCAAGGTGGCAGCAACCCCATTCTACCCATCGCTTTAGATAGCGGCGACCCCTTGGCGATCGCTTGTTTTTTCACCACAGCATCCCTCGCTGCCCCCCTATTTGAAGAAGTTATGTTTCGAGGATTTTTGCTGCCTTCCTTAACTCGCTACTTGCCAGCATGGGGGGCGATCGGCATCAGCAGTTTCCTGTTTGCTCTAGCCCACCTCAGTGTCTCTGAAGTGCTACCCCTAACGGCCTTGGGCTGTGTCTTAGGCTTCGTCTATCTGCGATCGCGCAGCTTGTTAGCCCCTATCTTGCTGCATGGTCTGTGGAATGGTGGCACCCTCATCAGCCTAGTCACCCTAG
This portion of the Cyanobacteriota bacterium genome encodes:
- a CDS encoding CPBP family intramembrane metalloprotease, with the protein product IVILVSLLNQQLWQGQGGSNPILPIALDSGDPLAIACFFTTASLAAPLFEEVMFRGFLLPSLTRYLPAWGAIGISSFLFALAHLSVSEVLPLTALGCVLGFVYLRSRSLLAPILLHGLWNGGTLISLVTLGNS